In Conger conger chromosome 5, fConCon1.1, whole genome shotgun sequence, the DNA window TGCACCATGTTCACATTTAGCTAATGCAATTAGTTTGCTTTTAACTTCTGTAGCCTGGATGAGGGCAGAAGAGACAAGAGACATTTGACTGAGTTTGAATAGGGGGCCGAACATTGCGGTGGACAGATAAGGCTTTTTTAGATATGGGGGGGACACATGTAAATAACACCTATGTTGCATTATCTCTTACTTCCAGCCTTTAAAACAGTTCTTAGTCTGGAATAAATATATACgtcataaaaatgaatacttTCAATTTATATTGTTTCCATGCTTTAAAATTGCACTTTTTCAGGGGCATTTTACTCTGTAGTTATCCAGCACAAAGTAATGCTGCTTCAAGAAACACCTCTCATATTAACAACTGATCTCCTGTGTAAAGAACTGTTCCGCCATCTGCTGGTGGCTTAAGTCATTCATCATTCTGTGGCTCATTTTGTGGTATAAGTTTCTCAGTATTTTGTTGatcatttgaaagcatttttgaaAACTATGTTTTACATACTTAATAAGACATAAAattcaaaattacattacattacattattggcatttggcagatgctcttatccagagcgacgtacaacaaagtgcatacccataaccagggataagtgagctgaaagaccctagagcaggggtggccaaccctcgtcctggagagccacagggtgtgctgcctttcattgttactcagcagttaattgattaattaaagcagttgattacacagttaagtcGACTCACCTGGTTCCTGgctctgaatcggttgctgaagccagcacaccctgcggatctccaggaccaagggttagccacccctgccctagagggaagtacaatttcaattgctacccgtacagcaaagataaggaccagggtctttttttctttttttttaacaaacaaataaacaaacaacaaagcaaaagtgaccaaactaaactatccaaatactgcttacctagccaactaaaaataccaaaagaaagtaaatcacaaagacaacagttaaggttcacagggaggtagggagggatggggagaggtgctgcttgaagaggtgcgtcttcagtttgcgcttgaatttggggagagattctacagttctgacctcaatggggagttcgttccaccaccgtggagccagaacagatagTAGTGGTGAGCGTAAGGtagaggttcggagagggggaggtgccaagcgctgtggaggctgaacgaagaggtctggcaggggtgtagggtctgatgattttttgttggtaagctggggaagaccccttaactgcttggaaggctagcaccaatgttttgaatttgatgcgagccatgacaggcagccagtggagggaagtaagcagggggggtgacgtgtgagtatttgggaaggttgaagaccagacgagctgctgcattctggatgagttggaggggtctgatggcggacgctgggaggccagccaagagggaattgcagtagtccaggtgggacagaaccatcgcttggaccaggagctgggtcgagtagggggtgagaaaggggcagattctccgtatgttgtataggaagaacctgcaagaccgggtcaccgccgcaatgttctcggaaaggaacagtttgctgtccatcaccacgctgaggttccttgcactgggtgatggcatgagtgtggtatccccaagggaaatggagagatccagatggggagaggttttagcagggatgaatatcatttcagtcttacctgggttgagctttagatggtggttgtccatccagctctggatgtcactcaggcaagcagagatacgggcagaatcTTGTGTATccgatggtgggaatgagatgaagagttgggtatcgtccgcatagcagtggtaggatagcccatgtgcagtgatcacagggccaagggaacgagtgtaaagagaaaaaataagcgggcctaggactgagccctggggaactcctgtggcaagggcccgaggtgtcgatactgtaccagcccaggcaacctggaaggagcgaccagagaggtaggactcagtccagtccagggctgtgccacagatgcccattgctgacagggcggtcagaatggagtgatccacagtgtcgaaggcagcagagagatctagaagaatgaggacagaggagagggaggctgcttgtgcggcatggagcgactcactgacggagaggagcgcggtctctgtcgagtggcccgatctgaagccagactgatgggggtctagcaggttgttgttagaaaagaaagaagaaagttgagtagaagcagctcgttctatggttttagaaagaaaaggaagaagagataccgggcggtaattctggatgatggagggatccagagtaggcttttttagcagtggagtgatgtgggccctcttggaggatgctggaaaacaaccggaagacagggaggagttgacaagggaggtgacaaatgggagaatgtcaggtgtgatagtctggagaagagaagaggggatagggtcaagggcacaggttgtagggcggtgggagagcaggaattgagaaacatcagagtctgtaaggggggagaaagtggaaaaggaagggatgggcctagagggggggggggagggcacagTATGGGGGGCATTCAACAGAAGCATAGTACTTTCAAATGAATTCATGTAGTAAATATTTCTTGgttcaagaaaataaagaattttCCATTAACCAAAATGACAAGCCTATATTTGCAATGCACTTCTTTGTGCTCAAAACAAGTAGCACGACCATCAAATCAGTTTTTCCTGAATCCACTGAAAAATGcaatattgttttcatttgtaataAACTCCTTCTAAATCTTCTGATCAACTTGTTTTCAGTTTTACCACATCTATCTGAGTATTTATCAATTGACTTTCTTGTGTTTTGCCTTTATAGAAggcattttaaatatacattttagaaATTGTAGTATGCATTCTGCATAGCGCCCATTAGCACATCAATTCAGGATTTTTTCTTCATGCATAAGTATCACAAGAAGATGCACACACTGTttgcttaaaaataaacattgacaaatgtattcagtcatGAACAATGAATTTATgcatcattatcatcaccagCATTATCACACATGCATTTTCTACATAAAGAATTTCATTGACATCACAGTGTATGTCATCTCTGaccattccagaacattccttgGCACACATCAGCTGTTATAGTCATCCTTAGAAAAGAGGAGCGCTGCCCTGTTATAAGGAATGCAGTCACATACCTTCCACTTCCAAGATTTAAAAATCTTGGATGGTATTCACAAAAGGAGAATAAGATGGAAGGAACCAGAGTATGAGGCAGGCTTGAAGTGTCATTTTTGTGCCATGATGGAACCTCATGCTGTCCCAGTTCATGATACTGACATATTGGTGGGAAATCACACAAGGAGTCAAGCTCAATGGaccttaataaaaatatataaagtgtTGTATTACAGACCAATATATTGCATGTATAGATTGTTGTATAGATTGATGGAAGTTTATGTGACAGTGCcctcaaaaccaaaaaaacggttatataatataaaaaacacaGGTAAGAGCAACGtacgtactgtatattgtatatactgTGGTAACCAAAATTCTGAGGACAACACCCATAAGAAATGAGTGTTTTCATTATTAATCAAGGGCTGATACAATTATgacacagatatacagtaccagtcaacaTTTTGGACACATCTTGCCTTTTtctagatgttttttttattaatgttttatttccactgtttgtaatcaagcaattcatatgtggtgcagattctcatattttattaaaccattttttttatacattttggttgcaccatgtcgtaattacagcactttttatatatagccccccatttcaatgtttgagacaatttaacttaatgtcaaataaaatagtcatgttttgtatttggttgcatatacattgcattgcacgacttcctgatgtctgtgacctatcaacatcactggatgtctggatatcttgttctcaggttgtcctacaagcaatactatAACTCTtagcatttgaatggatctctatgggaattggggggtgggacagccgttgggcccttgagcaaggcccttaaccctgcattgcttcaggggaggattgtctcctgcttagtctaatcaactgtatgtcgctctggataagagcgtctgccaaatgccaataatgtaatgtaatgtatcactTTGGTTTAGGTTAATACTCGTCTCACCTTTCAATAAGACTTCCAATACTTcacaggtttttttatttatgtgctttttaacaaacccaaacccagccaAATCTATTCTTGATCtttaccagtggtttgcatcttgtgttGAACCCTCTGAGattatgctggtgtagtcttctgtTCATGGTAGTTTTTGACATATCTATGCCTACATTCTGGAGAGTGTTTGTgatctgtttgacagttgaaaatATTCTTCACCATAATTTACTGTACTTTCTTCATTGACAGTATCCACCAAGTGGCcttctgtggtctaccaggttgtttgctaCTGTTGAGTTAACTTGCTTCTTCACAAATGACCAAACAGTTGAACTTGGCACAGTCAATGTTCTGGTTATGTCTCTGATCAATTTATTCTCATTTTATAGCCTTGTGAGGGCCAATGGGCTGAGCCAATAATATTTCAATCTAAGAGGCTGGTGTTGTATACATTGTTTCATTACTTTCATAAATTCCAGACCAATATGAGTTTGGCAAGAGGCTGAGCCCTGATGGAGGACAGCTGGATCAGAAATGGGACTGTCCGGCTCAATGACGGACATCTGGACACCATACTGTAAATACACCTCATGTTACATATTACTGGAATAATGGTTTAATTctgaaatgcaaatgcagttTATATGAATTTctgaagaaaatattttgaaaaccaATAGGTAGGACCAGGGGTGAAGCTAAGGGGGTATAACAGGGAAAGGCACAAGAGGGGAAGGTGCTTCACATacttttttcacaaataatttCTAGATCCATTCCTTGGTATGACAAAAACAAGAGCTACTTCCTGTACACAAACATGCTGTCATAACAGAAACAAGCTGAGCCCAAATTAACATAATACAAATGTTCATACTACAGTGATAGGGGAGGTAACGATTTTGTATTTGATTTTTTACAATGatctattgtttttttaatgacataTTGAGCTGCGTGGTTGGAATCCATATCTTTTGTTATCATGTACAAGCTAAatactaaacaaaaaatacatttcccgTGGTGCTACCTCCCTTTCGCTGATTTCATAAAGGTGGGTGTTCTCGCGATATTTCATACGATTACCGTTTTGACCCGGCCCTGTGTCTCGCGCACTCGCAGCTTCATGCTCGGTATATAAAGGAGGACGACGGCGGACTGAGGACGGCTGGAAGGCGCAGCCCGGGGATTGGAAATAAGAAATTTACGGATAgtattttaatttaaagttaTGCGGGCTACTTTTAAATTTTCAATTTCGATGTTTTAGAGGGTTgcgtttttgttattttgttttttttctgtggtcggttttctttctttttttacactcCGGTTATAATGGCGAGCTCGGCTAACTCGAATCCAGTGGTAAGGACCTATCTCAGAGTGTAGTCAGTCAGAAAAAGAATGacgccaaaataatattagGAAGTGAACAACTTCtgactattttttattttgttcaaacACTCAGCAAAGTGATGGGAGTGTGGTATCGGCCATGTTATGTTCAGAAACGTGATTAGCTACCTGGCTAGCTGGCGTACTTCAAGCGGCCATTTCTAACTTTTCGAAACCAGATTTGAATCCCCCTTTTGAGATGCGCCATCTCAGTGATGGAACTGGTTAGCCAACTTTAAATTGTTAGTTCTCTAGCAACTTCGTTTGCTAGATCAACTAGCATATTGTTAACCATTTGTGTTTCTAATCGGCCAACTGAGAGTTGGTTCTGTTGAGTATTTGACGTTCGTTAACAATGGCTGGCTAGCATTAGCTGGTGATTGTGCATTTGGATTCGAGCAATGGATCGATGGCTGCCCGCTAGTGAAGTGCGCATTGCTTTTGTTACATTTTAGCTGGACAGCTGGTTAACTATCAAGGTAACGTGAAACATTTTGAGGTTTAACGTTACATTTTGGTGATGTTGCTTGCTAGTTCTGTGAAGTAAAGCAGTAACTGGCTGACGTTAGGTATTGTTCCTTATTTCGAAATCCACAGTTGAAAAGCACCTTCTCATCCTATTTTATAGAATTCCCACGATTGCAGTTCTGAAACATGGTGTTTTCTGCTTGCGAGCGATTTGTGTCAGGTTGCACTAAATTTCATTTTTGTCCATCTAGCCATTTTAGTCTGTCCCCCATCAGATATAGCTAGTTAAGCAGATACCCATTCAAAATAAACTTGTCACAAGACTTGAATCCCCCCACCTTGAcgaatacaaaaataacaatgggTTGCACATATAAACCAACCGGTCAGACGATATGTCTGACCGCGTGTAGGGAAATGCCTCGTACAGAAATGGCttcccttccttctctctcaacGGCTCTGACCCTCCGCCTCGCCTCTGCCTGGCTTATATAGAGCCATAACTGCTCTCTAATATAGACTGCCCGGGATGGGAAGGTGCTATTCAACGCTACGTCACCGGCTCTCCATATAAACACCAGATTGTGCTTTAAATAGTGGAGCAGACAGGCCGAAAGAGGGAGGTCCAAGCCGACGCAGTGTGCGGCGGACATGCGGCAGAATGGAGTTTCTGCCTCTACTGTTTCTTGCAACCATTTTGGATGGCAAGAAAGGATTGTGTACTGTGGGGAACTGTTGAAATCGCCGTGAATGTCCGATGTCGGGTTTGCGTTTTGTTTTTAGCGAGCAAACCTATTCAGGAACGGCACATACTAGGCCCTCTTTTAGTGTCGTTGTAACCGCAACAATTTTAGCAATGTTCCCAAAAACATACGAGCTTAATTTAAGCGCAGCCTTCTCTACGGTGTCGGTAAACGTACATAGATAGCTTCAGTGTAATAACTCGTATTTCCAGCCCAAAAGATGCAGGCTTTTCAGATATTGACTCGAATTGTATAAAATGGAATCAAAATCTGAAGCGGTCATGCAACACAATGCTGAGAAGCCTTGAATGCTTCTCCACCTGCAGTCTAGCCTGTCTGTACAGGTAGTAAATGGTTTGTGTTCATGATAAAAATAGATGTTTGAGTTTCCATTCCAGTGAAACCCTGTGCATTGGTtggaaattattttgaaacaaaaaaaaaaaaaaaaaaaaaaaaaatgaaaattgaatttATACTGTAGtcaaatgtttaattaaaactgTTTAATTTGATATAGGCCATATTGGGACCAATTAAATTGTTTTGCCTaatacattcattttctgtttggATGCGTACTCCAAAatggttattgttattttgtatcaaatgccaataaatatttaatacaaaaggagaaaaaaaaaaaattggttaaATATTCCTGCAACATTTTATGCAGTTCTTGTTGGCATAATTATGTGTTGGTCTCGTAGTTATGTATAAGGGTGTGAAACAAGGAGAATGTGGTCTCAATAAAATAattgctaaatgactaaattaaatgacattcacttagaaaaagaaaaatagtgaTTTTTCCTTCTGTGCCTTTGTTACCAAGGTCAGATTGGTCAAGTTGCCAATTTACTTTCTTCTATTTAGAGGTTGTTAGTGACATGTTGGCCTGAATTATTTTAATCTCGCAAGGTGGTTAAGCTAGTGGTTTCGCTGCATTGAAGATTTCTAGCTGAAAATAAAACTTGCGAGCTGATTCCCTCAGCAAGCTATGTAAAATTATTCCTGCTACTGAGCTAAGGATTTAGGGCTGCTGTCGGTAAATTTCTTGACGAATGTTCTGAAAACAacttgcaaaacattttttttataaaactgaatttcagtttttataaaatgaattatacaactattttaataaaatctgataaTGTGCAGAATTTCTTTTACAGCAGCTCTTTCTATGACTGTGATCAATTAATTCTGACTGTTCCCTGATTACTTGCATACTTGCAAACAGAGTTACGTAATGTACAGTATTGTATTTGCATTGGTAAATTGTAACAAGGAAGGAATACACTGCAAACAAACCAGTtgctgctgcaggtctctgGGATATATCTAAATCTAACCGACAGGATATATTGTTAAGCAAACATGACTGTGTAATGGCATAGTTAGGCAGAGCATTTGGAGTACCTGCATATATTTGAATGTTGCTTTAAAGTTACTTTTAAAAGGTAGTTTAAATAACAATTCTgttatttaatgattttttgTCAGAGGGGGGGGTAGTCTCTTTAGGTCTTTTGTTTGGTCGTCTTTTATAACTTGTTTATGCGTGTCTGTATTTTCCCTCAGCCTAAGTTGTACAGGTCAGTGATCGAGGATGTGATTAACGATGTCCGGGAGCTCTTCCTCGACGAGGGTGTTGACGAGCAAGTCCTCTTGGAGCTGAGAACAGTACGTGTGCGACTCTCGGTGGCCATTTTGCAGAGTAGAAATGCCTTTTGCGGTTAGCGAGTGAGGCTAATCTCTCTGCCCTGTCTAGCTGTGGGAGAGCAAGCTGATGCAGTCGAAGGCGGTGGAGGGCTTCCACACGGAGGAGCAGCAGCCCCAGGCACAGGTGCAGCAGGTGCAGCATGTCCAGCAGCAGCCCCAGAGCCAGCCCCAGCAGGTCATCCTCCCCCCTGCCCAACAAGGTCTGCCCCGCCACCCCTTTTCCTCGCTCTACCTTGCGTTTGCTACATACGATCTAGGCATCCGATCTTGACCAACACTTTCCTTACTTTCTCTCTTCTCCCGCACAGCTCCACAGCAGCAGGTCATTGTTCAGGATCCCAAAATTTTGCAGCACATGAGCGCTACAGGAATGGTAAGTCACCGTAAGCTTCAATGGCTAGCCTGTCGCATGTTAGCAAGGGGTCCTGTTAGAAGGCAGCCCCCCGAGGTGCAGTCCTCTGAAGAGTAGGCGGCTACTTAGTAGCCAAAAGAGCGCAACTCCAGTTTTGCGGCTGCTGGGCAGCTGTGCTCCACAGGCAAGCCCTACCGGAAATTGTTCAGTGAGATCGATGGATTTCAAGCCAGAGAAACGCGTGCCGAGGGACTGGCTCTTGGTTTCCCAACACTTTTTGTGCTCCGTTTGTGCTTATTGTCTGTTCTGCGTCTTTTGGGGATGATGTATGAGATGTTTTTGGCCCAAGGTTTCTGCTCTGACTTCGTATCACGGCAGGTATTGaacctggtttttgttttaagtgTTCCTGTGGGGATTTCTCATGTTCTTTCAGAGTGCCGCTGCCACAGCCGCTACCCTGGCTCTGCCCACAGGAGTGAGCCCATACCAACAGATTCTCACCAGCCAAGGTACTGGCCCCATGAAAGGAACAATGTCATTGAATGCTGGGGTCAGAGGTTGTCACAAGTTCAATTGTGATTTTACTTTCCCCTTTAGAGCATTTCAGtggttatttttaaaatgaaaatgtgaaataaccATATAGTATTGTTTCATTATCCAGGATACCCCTGTGATTCTATCCTGTAAAATTAGAATTTCCAGTAGAAATGTCGGAACgggggaaaaaatacttccttaACCTGTGGCTCCACGTTTCTGCAACCAATGAGAATATGGGGGAGCAGTGGCCTAACAATTTCATTGGTCAAACCCACAATCTATGACTTTGCCAGTGTTTTTGCAATGAGAATCTGAGAGAAAGCAGAAGGAAGTTTGAACAAGAACACAGATGTTTGCAAgacatctgtgtttttttttttgttttttttaaacattcgcACATACACTCCTAGCGTGAGAACAGCAGATTTGTGCAAGAGCAGAGTTTATTTCATAGTGTgcgtgtatttttgtgtgagaGGAGCGTCATTTGAAGGCTCACATATAATTTTGCATGAGAGAGAAGAAAATCTGCATTTCTCCCTGGATTTCTGTCTCCCTCAAGTTTAAGTCCTGTTCATCAGGTGCAGACAGCTTTTGACAGCTTGAACACCGCATCTTGAAGATCTGGTTAGGTGGGCTATTGCTCGCTGAAAATTGCCTTGATGCAAGCCGTCTGTCAAATTGTTAGCTGAGCCGTTTCCAAACATCTCCTTGAGGTACCCCAGCTATTGCATTTGTTTCTGCcaccagcacacagcacacctgtttCAGCTGAtcaatatttaattacattgaACCACATGTGCTGATGGTGGAATTGAACAAATGCATGGAATGGCTGGGGTCCCTCAGTGAGGTTTGGGAATCAGACCAGTGTTGTTCTTACCATCTTCCAAGATaccaattttatttttggaaaacaCAACAAATTCTTGTGTAACGTTTATATTTATTCCAAAGTCATATTGTTTTCTGAACAAACGCTGTACAAATAAATGGCTTTAAACTGAATTGGAAACTTTTGTACAGTACTCGGTAAAGGGTAATTGCCTGTCGGTGGCATGCCAATAGCTGGTTTAACCCATTCAATGCCAGAGTTTTGTGGAACCACATTGCTGAGTGTTCCACTCGTGTCCCTGCAGTGCCAAACCAATATGGCTGCAAACATTCTACATTTTTCTGCAGAAGTTTCGATTGTTGGAATTGTGTACAGCTTGTAATAATTACTTGTAATTTCGCTGGATTTCAGGTCAGATCCTGCAGGTAGTTCGGGCTCCCAATGGGACACAGTACCTAATCCAGCCTCAACAGCAGGTGGTTCTGCAACAGCAAGTCCTGCCCCAAATGCAGCCGGGTGGAGTGCAAGCCCCCGTCATACAACAGGTAAGCTGTATAGCCGTCATTAAGGCTTGTAATGCATTAATTTGTTTCGATGCCGAACATGCTGATGTATCTCCCCAAAACATGAATTCTGGTCTCATTTAGCAATTTTAATTATGATTgaaggtgctgtggtcagatatGGCCAATTCATTTTGGTTAGATACAGCATGCAATTCATAAAAGGTgaggcacctcatacccacagtgaaatatggtgttgggtcattgatgttttggtgcTTTTAATTCAAGAGGTCCTGGGGAactggttaagatcaatggtataatggattccattAGATATCAAGCAATTTTGGATGATATTCTGGTTGCCTTTACCACAATGCTGAGACTTAATTGTAAGTGACAATGTAGCAAGACAGTGAACCAAAGCATAGCAACAAATTACATAAATGGTTCAGTGACCACAAAATATTCTGCAATCTCAGCTGCTGGACCTCAGTCCAATTGAAAACCTGTAGGCTGTGCTGAAGAGTGCGGTTGATAAATGCAAACGAGTACAACGTTTTGCTTGTTCTAGTGTCCATATCACAAATGAACCGCGTATTTGGAGGCTTTCTTTTTCATATATGTATTCTCAGCCCAGCTCCTTATCTTAGGATGTGCGTGTGATAATTTATACACTTCataccttgattttggtgaaatatatttttattaaatgaaggTTTGATTTTGGTTCGTTGCGTTGAAATATTAATAAAGTACTATGTTTCACCGTagcattttgagtttctcaattttatttattttttaaattatattttctgttccattaggggaacagaaaatataattaGGGGTTCCATTAATTTGAGCCCTCTGTTTATGTACTTGAACATATCTCAACCCTGCTCCTAATATCTGGTTTCCAGTGACGTTGAACATCCCTCCGGCTAGGTTCCAAGCATGCGATAGGGGCTGAACTGCTTTCGTCAGAGTCTGTGCTTGGGGTCTGCCAATTTTCTTGTGCTATTGGATTATAGTGCTGCATTTTGTTACAGCAGATCATCAGTCCATTACCTAGAATGCTCCAGTGGTTTAAGTCATACTTGTTGGATAAGGAGACATTTAAGTCCAGTCCATTTTACACAAGGTGTTCCACAAGGTCCTCTTTGTGGTCCGCTGTTTTTCTCTTTGTACTGGCTCCCCCTTTAGCATGTCTTAAACCGTTCTGGGCTCACTGTCATGTGTGGGAGACTGCCAATTACTGGCTGTGAGGCCAATAAATATTATTCAGTTTACTGCTTGCAAGATTTATTAGCTGCAGAACGAAGATGACATTAAAATGTATCATGGGATCACTGAAActactgaatttattttttctttgtgtcGTATAGTCAATCTGTCAGCTTCACAATGCAGTTAATCTCAGCCCCTATTGTACAGTGGATGATTTTGCAGGTTGTCCCTATGGCTGGTAGCTCTGTTCAGTCAGCTCTGTTCATCTTGTGTTCTCAGGTCCTGGCTCCCCTGCAAGGTGGAATCCCCCAGCAGACCGGTGTGATAATCCAACCACAGCAGATTGTCCTGGCTGGGAATAAGGTCCAACAAAATGCCCAGGTGAGGCATTTGTCACAGTGTATGATTCTCTGGGAAAACAGTCTTTAGGTTGGATTGTGCAAACACAAATTTCTAAAAGGCATGTACTGGGATGCATTAGAATTCATTGCCAAATTTGGTGGTCACAAATTGACATCTGTTAATGCAATTTCTGTGAACAGTTGCTGACCTTCATCTTCATTTAATTTAGTCCACATTTCGAGATGAATGGTAAACTGCTTGCAGAGTGCATCTTGGAAAAACAAGGTTGACTTGTCATTATTATACTCGCTCACTTAATTCTGTTTGGCACTTTAAGCTTGTTGatggtttgtgtttgtctctCCAAGGTCATGCAGGCGGCTGCCATGGCTGCCCAGGCAGGACAAGGAGCTACGCAGGTGCAGCAAGCTCAGGCGCAGGCTCAAGCTCAGGTGCAAGCTCAAATtcaggctcaggctcaggctcaggctcaggctcaggctcaggctcaggctcaggctcaggctcaggctcaAGCCCaggttcagcagcagcagcagcagcagcaagcaCCTCAGCAACAGCCTCCCATGATGCTCCAGGTCGACGGCGCCGGGGACACGTCatctgaggaggaagaggaagacgaGTATGACGAAGACGAGGAAGACGACAAGGACAAAGATGGTGCTGAGGACGGGCAAGTCGAAGAGGTTTGATTTGATGCTATTCTAACAGGACAAATGTTTCTTGTTTGCCAGGGGTAATTTGCCCTGTGCGTCAGGTGGTGCTTGGGTGGTGATGGAAATTACCTTTGACCCCACAGGAGCCCCTGAACAGCGGGGAT includes these proteins:
- the gtf2a1 gene encoding transcription initiation factor IIA subunit 1 isoform X2, translated to MQSKAVEGFHTEEQQPQAQVQQVQHVQQQPQSQPQQVILPPAQQAPQQQVIVQDPKILQHMSATGMSAAATAATLALPTGVSPYQQILTSQGQILQVVRAPNGTQYLIQPQQQVVLQQQVLPQMQPGGVQAPVIQQVLAPLQGGIPQQTGVIIQPQQIVLAGNKVQQNAQVMQAAAMAAQAGQGATQVQQAQAQAQAQVQAQIQAQAQAQAQAQAQAQAQAQAQAQAQVQQQQQQQQAPQQQPPMMLQVDGAGDTSSEEEEEDEYDEDEEDDKDKDGAEDGQVEEEPLNSGDDVSDEEGQELFDTENVVVCQYDKIHRSKNKWKFHLKDGIMNLNGRDYVFSKAIGDAEW
- the gtf2a1 gene encoding transcription initiation factor IIA subunit 1 isoform X1, with the translated sequence MASSANSNPVPKLYRSVIEDVINDVRELFLDEGVDEQVLLELRTLWESKLMQSKAVEGFHTEEQQPQAQVQQVQHVQQQPQSQPQQVILPPAQQAPQQQVIVQDPKILQHMSATGMSAAATAATLALPTGVSPYQQILTSQGQILQVVRAPNGTQYLIQPQQQVVLQQQVLPQMQPGGVQAPVIQQVLAPLQGGIPQQTGVIIQPQQIVLAGNKVQQNAQVMQAAAMAAQAGQGATQVQQAQAQAQAQVQAQIQAQAQAQAQAQAQAQAQAQAQAQAQVQQQQQQQQAPQQQPPMMLQVDGAGDTSSEEEEEDEYDEDEEDDKDKDGAEDGQVEEEPLNSGDDVSDEEGQELFDTENVVVCQYDKIHRSKNKWKFHLKDGIMNLNGRDYVFSKAIGDAEW